A portion of the Streptomyces sp. YPW6 genome contains these proteins:
- a CDS encoding helix-turn-helix transcriptional regulator: protein MHSSDQPESTAEMFGLLLRHFRVLAGLSQDQLGKRIGYSKSQVAMVERGARPPTDVFVQRADEVLRAQGALIVAAPKPPKQTERRNPLPGWFTPFADEEEKAWARHSYENQVMPGLLQTESYARAVFTSRYPTYDDDEIEAKVAARLERQKLLSRRPLPDISFVLEMIVLTRPIGGRRVMKAQLHHLAEVARLRHVRIQLMDPDREDHAALDGPFVLLETDKRRQLAYIEGQGGSFFVTEQPQLGNLFGKYGVTRAQAYTPERTLEKIEKMAEEL, encoded by the coding sequence GTGCACTCCAGTGATCAGCCGGAAAGCACCGCCGAGATGTTCGGCCTGCTGCTGCGGCACTTCCGCGTGCTGGCCGGGCTGTCACAGGATCAGCTGGGCAAGCGCATCGGCTACTCCAAGTCCCAGGTGGCGATGGTGGAACGGGGCGCCCGTCCGCCGACGGACGTTTTCGTGCAACGTGCGGACGAGGTGCTGCGCGCACAGGGCGCGCTGATCGTCGCCGCACCGAAGCCGCCGAAGCAGACGGAGCGGCGGAACCCGCTGCCGGGGTGGTTCACGCCGTTCGCGGACGAGGAGGAGAAGGCGTGGGCGAGGCACTCGTACGAGAACCAGGTCATGCCAGGTCTGCTCCAGACGGAGTCGTACGCGAGGGCCGTCTTCACGAGTCGCTACCCGACCTATGACGACGACGAGATCGAGGCGAAGGTCGCCGCGCGCCTCGAACGGCAGAAGCTACTGTCCCGCAGGCCACTGCCCGACATCAGCTTCGTCCTGGAGATGATCGTGCTGACCCGGCCGATCGGCGGCCGTCGCGTGATGAAGGCCCAGCTCCATCACCTCGCCGAGGTGGCGCGGCTCCGGCACGTGCGCATCCAGCTGATGGATCCGGACCGGGAGGACCACGCGGCGCTGGACGGCCCGTTCGTCCTGCTGGAGACCGACAAGCGCCGGCAGCTCGCCTATATCGAGGGCCAGGGCGGCAGCTTCTTCGTCACGGAACAACCGCAGCTGGGGAACCTGTTCGGCAAGTATGGCGTCACCAGGGCCCAGGCATACACTCCGGAGAGGACGCTGGAGAAGATC